CAATAATTGTTTTATCTTCCGAATTTAACACCCAACTTTAATAAGAAAAATTCTCATTTTTTTCTTACCGTGTGAGTAGAAGTGATAGCCTCAACATCCTTTCCGTTGAACTTGTTGGCGCGGTAAACAGCTGTTTTGTCCCAGTCAGTCCAGTAGACCCAGTCTTCGAATGTGGTGATGGAGAAGGGATGACGAAGGACATCAGTAGAGTACAGGATCACTCGTCGCGCTGAACCATCGTAGTTGCAAGACGAAATTGTATTCAGTTTCGCATCCACCTGAGAAATTGACGGTACTTTGTTAGTGCGTCATAACTCATAAGTAACACTAATATACAATTACATACGCTACGTGTTTGACCCTATGTGAGAGATCACTAACCAGGAAATTTTGATCCATTGTTCCTTTTTAGTACTTGCttagaaaaacatattttttattgcaattaTACTTAGTAATGTTTTAACAACACGTATTCAGTATCTAGTTTGGAATCATTGGGTTTTGCTAtcgatttataaaatgttttaaatacttgaattaataatttaaacttTATATGTTGCATGTTTAATACATAATCATCTTTGATAACAGAATTGAGGAATTTGCACGTATCTTTGTTTAAATGAACATCTACaatttttttgattttattttacgtaagtACAATGAAAGATTACCATTAAATTGCCTAACAACTAATCCCTGTGGTTTTGGATACAAAGGCAAAAGCATTCCCGGAATGGCAATAtgatacctaaattaaaaactttgttTTCGTCAGTTTCAATACGCATTTAAGTAGAGAAATTCCCACGTGTGTTGGAAGTCTTGGAACTTCTTGGCCATATGAATGTTTCCTTATAATTTACCTTATATTTTCCATTAGTACAAATGTAAACAACTTACCCAATAGACTCGTTTGCGAACAAGGTCAAGCGTGAGACCATTGGGCCATTTGACGTCGTATGATACGATGGTCTGCCTATGAGAGCCGTCCATGCCAGCGCGTTCGATCTTTGGAGTTTGACCCCAGTCGGTCCAGTACATCCAACTGTGAAagaataaacatttttgtagCATTCGAAAACCTTTGTTAAAAATACGCATTGGAAGTTTCAAGGTTCAGATTCTTCAGATCGTTATTTTGGATCTTGTACCTCTAAAGATTCCTTTTGAAAACATGTCGCTGGACATACCCAAGATCTTCAAAGGTTCAAATTCTCCGCCTACCCGAGATTCCTATACCTACTTTGTCCAGTAGTCTGACGTACATCGAgacttttatgttttatgttatttgacCTTTAAACGTGGTGTGGAAATGCGTACTAGATACCATCTAGGCAATAAGGGTAGCCTTCATGCGGCCTTCAGTTGTTTTATTGTTTGTCTTTTTATAGCAAAGGAGGTCCGTGTTGTTCTATATTTTATAGTGACCGTAGAtaatcaaattataatttataagtataGATCGACAATGATCTATTGGCACATGGATGACTTTCGACAGTGGAGCGCTCGTGTGCAACATGTCCATATATTCTCCAttttcttcaaaaatgacgtttATGTAGAACGGCTAGTTCCGATTTCGGGCGTGCGCCAAAACATCCTTGTCGGACTAATTGTGTAAAACAGCTGAAAAGTCCACGTCAAAATGTATTTCCACTTCaggattattttttaagtaggtatatttaagcTATTTTCAtactacatatttaaaaatgtatgtaagtagcgTCATCAATTGTTtacgttctttttttaagaagattCGTTGATTAGATTACGTTAGATCGAAAGATTACTAAAGAAAAGCGTATATTAATTATTAGGTTTGCTGTTCTATTCAAAActcgaaaatgtattttttgtttgaaaaatgaGCAAAAAATTGTTATCCCAAAATTAAGCGTTTTTATGAATGAAGACTATAATAACTCTATTTGTCAAAGCTATTTGTAGTAATTTACCGTAAGGTATGTAAAAGTATTCTTCAATTCTTTGTTAATTTCCGGACGTCTTGCGTCAGCATTTACTAATTGTTTGTTAGCTTTAAACTGGACAGAAGAAAATAGGACCTATTTAGGCTGCAGAATAAAGTATATACCACCCAGGTAAAATATTGGCTAATCGCGTGGGGTACCCATTCAGCGTTCTCGGACAGACTGCTCCTCTGCATGTCGATAAAGAGTACCTAATTGAGTTGTTATGCTTAATAATAGATCTTATTGCCTCCTATCCAGTTGAAAGTATGCAATCATTGGAATATCAAGTCCAACTAGAAATATAGTACTTATATCATTCTTCATTCGATCAGTGGACTTATTGCCGGTTGTTACCTAGTTTATTGTGTTTAGATTATGCAAGGCCACGGTATATCAACTACGAGGACCTTGACCAATGGTAAACAATGACGGGTTTGTCATTTCTTATATCGTAAATCAAGAAATATCGTGaaagtttataattaaatactgAGGGTTAAATAATGAGTACCTACTTAGAACAAATTTCATTTTATGTCATAGTATATCCACAACAAAACTATAACACGGGTATTAATAACCTAcgtcacagataataaaataatgcatttcatttcaatatttTCAATCACTGTTCATCGCATTGATAGGCCTAGCTTGataaaattaatatgtataaacagACAATAAATATAGCTATCAAGTCAATTAAGCTAAAAGCTATATACATCAAGTGATTATTTGATAGTGGTtggtattattaataataatgatttaagATTATATCGACATTTACAACAGGTGGCGCATTTGCTTCATTAAAGATAACCTATGTCTTGTCAACACAAACAGGTTAATATCAACGATTTCATCGCAATTATTctgatttattatatatttcacaATGATTATTTGGCAAATGTCTTCTTTGATACTTCTTAGTACGTTTACTTCAATATACCTACGATATGCGTGAAATATAATAGGAACTTATTTTGGATGTAGTACAACAgcattatacaaggtgttagtgacatcgtaaagaaaactttgaggtatgagttaggccatgattctgagtttatatcaagtggaaaataatttaaaaagaaaaaacacaaaaaaattcatgaatattccgacaggaaaattccacttgatattatgtcagaatcatggtctgaatcttccaagtcagtattcgttacaatgtcactaacgccctgtatatagtgttagtaagtattaagtataaGTTATCATTATTTTGTCTAATTTGGTACCATTACATTTATTTCGTCCTGCCCTTCAGGGATCGAATcagtgtacttacctatttaatgATCTTACGTATGACAATAATTTCCATCACTATAAAGTACAAAAACCTTTATAAACTATACTTTTtctttacgtgacttattgtagatttgccgaagatagcattaactacttggccggacaaataaactatactaaatACATACCCGTCCAAAGGATTCAGTGCAATCGCCCTAGGCTCCTCCAACTGGTCCCTGATGACAATCTTCCTCATGTTGCCTTGCAGATCTGAGAGTTCAATATGGTTCTTGCCAGTATCTGTCCAGTATAAATGGTTGTAAATCCAGTCTACTGCGAGACCATCTGAAGTGATCAATTGGTCGCCTATAACCACAGTACGTTGGCTACCTTCGTCGATTGGAGCCCTGGAAAAGTagttaaaaatagaattagaataatcataatcatatcattttatTGCGTTATATTGTATATTGTGGCTTTAAGGCTGTGATTTAGAATCATTACAATTTTATCAGATAAAATACTCATtaatcattatatttattagGATATTCAAATAAGGACTTGTGTTCAGTTTTACTCAACGCCATCTAGCGAGTGATACATGAAGTACAGCCAGTACCATAGAATCAAGTCTAACGATACCTTCGACTGctaacagatggcgttactGGTACCAATTCAACATTCTGTTTCGACTTATCAAAGACTTCTCAAATCCTTCGTGATTTAGATGTTCTCCGTGGTAATACTCACTTGTAAATCTTCTCATCCGTAACATCGCTCCAGAAGATCATTCCGGTTCTGAACACGTAATCTAATGCCGTTGCCGACTTGGTATCGTTAACGATTGCAACCATTTCATGGTGATCTAGGCTGATCTTGCGGATGTCGAAGCGTCTAGCGAAAAGTAATGATGGGTGGCCTTCAGTTGCTTTGCAACGGGTTCTGTCACGAGGATCTCTTGCGTAACCAGCATGACACTCGCATTTGAAAGTTCCTTTCTCATTGATACACATCTGTGAGCACGCCCCCGGATCCGCACATTCATCGATGTCTGAAATTGCAAAAAAGAGAATAATAAGTAATCTTACAAAATGGTATCTCAATTCATATAAGTGGAACAACATTCTCGAAAATCGTATCAAGGTTTAGCCTAGTCTACACGTGGATAAGTAATGAAGTATACAAATCTTTTGGAGGTGTTCTTTGAATAAACTTTCCCTTtaggttattttattttcaatttacttttcaataaaggaaaaatatattataagttaCCTTCGCAGGTCCTGTTATCGACGAGCTTGTAGCCTTTTTCGCAGTCGCAGTAGTATCCAACAGGTGTGTCAACGCAGCGTTGCGTGCACCCACCATTGTTCTTGGCACATTCGTTTTCACCACAACGATCGCGAGGTTCATCTTCGAAATTGGGACAGTCGGGTTTCTTATCGCAGACTTTGCTGAGTGGAATGCACATGCCACCGCCGCAATCGAATTCTGTTTTCTTGTCGCATGGCGGTTTCGGCCGAGCTGAAAATAGATTAATGACTCGAATGAGATTCTATTGTCTAAACTTATTAGTTACAACTTGTTAGTTTAGACAATAGAATCCCAAACCCAATAGGGTTTATTTACTTTTGCTTCTATAAATATGTACTAGTATCGTTAATATATATCGAAAAGTAATTTAGTGAGCTAAAGTACAATATTATGAAGTCAAGACAAGTGTGTGTTTCTGTATGTTATCGGCTTGCTGCTCACACAGGAAGCGCCGGATCGATCCCCAGTAtctgacttgcaccaatgaatgcCCAACTTTTACGAACACAGTGGGTTTGACCACTGTAGACGGCAAAACTCACGGCAtcgtcaccacctatcactttaaCTGAGAGCTTGGGATGCGTGGGTActcaattcatcttgcgatggataatatagttaattgggaatatagacgtgagattatgttacTTAAACAATACTTACTGCAATTCAGCTCATCGCTACCATCCGGACAGTCCTTATTGCCATTGCAGTAGAGAGCTCCAGGTATACAAGTGTGGTCTTTACATTGGAACTGATCGAGTCTGCAGGTGACGTTTCCTCGGCAGAGCTCTTGTGCTTCGTCGTCGCCACCCGGGCAGTCCTTATCACCATCGCACACCCAAGCTTTATGCACACATGTCATTCTGTCCCGGCACTCGAACTCCGTAGATATACAAGGTGATGTTACCTTCGGTGTTGTCGCGCATCCCTACAAAAAAGTACTCGTATTTCAGGTAGGTACTCgtcattttcttcttctaatccttttatcccctgttgcgatgtagggctcgaataacagatttccactcctcgcgatctcaTGCAGCCTCTGTGGTACTCGTCATATTATCATTTAAATTTTACTACTACTTTAGTGAAAATTATGTATTATGAGGGCTTTGCCGAGCTTCAAGTTACTCATCCTACGTATTTCGCACAAAGCTTAGAATAGATCTTTTCTTACTAATGTAGCATAAAAACGAACTCATCTTTTCAAGTGTATTTGCTCGAAACCTAAAGAATTCGTTACCGTTATTATTACctaaaaaattcatgaaaatctgATTCAGGTACTCTTATAAACTACAAAACGAAATGAGAAACGTAGGTTCGCAATATCTTCTCACAACATCAATAATTCACTTCGATACGAACGTAATAAGTTGGGGCTGTGAAAAAACTAGCGTATTCCATAAGTTAACGCTAGTTCCTGCAATTTATCTTCTTATTTCTGACATCTATAAAATACGATCGCTAGTCTCTATCTCTTCGCGTGACTAGATACCGACCGGGTGTATTTGATTAGTTTTGATAAAATTGAAAAGTTAGAACTCGAGAAATATTTCCTTCACATAGGTAATATACACAGGATTTTTGTATTTACCATTTCATCGCTGCCATCTGGGCAGTCAATGTCTCCGTCGCAACGCCACCGGGCTGAGACGCAGTGTCCGTCagcgcaagagaagtgtgtatgGGGCTGGCATGTTGGTGCTGCACATTTCACCTCATCGCTGCCATCTCCGCAGTCGTCGTCACCGTCGCACACCCATCGCTGCTGGATACACTTGCCGTTCCCACAGGTAAACTCGTCCGAACGACACGTTTCATCTAATCATgtgaataaaaatgttaattttttatttaagtttcgCCCAAATTTTAAggcaatattattataagcgCACCAAGGTTCATGAActaggtaatccacctcataaccatAACTCACGCGAAAAGAAGAAGATTCTAAGGGAATTTAACTTCATTCTCAGTATAACCAGGTCAGTCGAAATAGGATGTTAATATTCTAAAACGTCTGTCTTTTCGTATTCCGACGTAAAAGGTAGAGCCAGAACTCGATGAAAAACGACAGTTACTCTTCCTATAATGTTTGAACTCTACGGAAGATTATTTCAACGAATATCCATAAATCGCTTTATAAAAGTTATTTCGCACATCCTAGATCTACATTTTCGTCGGGAAGCAACCTTGTTTCAAAATGTGCACGAAATTTTGATTAGTACGAAGAGCACTACCTCTTGAAATTTAACAAACAACAGTTTGCACGAATAAGTAAACATTTCACCCGAAATATTCCGAAAGctcattcataaaaaaaatggtagTACTAAGTAATGAAAAATCCTTGAAAAAAGGACTTAGACAAGGAAGAAAATATGTTTCAGACATGCATTTCCAGAAAATCTCGTTATTCTTGGACGTTTCTCTCGGAGGAAAAATTAGCTTCACCCGTCTcggttatatttaattaaattccttTGTAGAAAAGACACGTAGTTACTTAATAGTAGTGTTTCCTTTCTTTCTTAGACAATTATTTGTAAGTTCtgttctacatacatacatacatacatacatacataaactcacgcccgtaatccctaatggggtgggcagagccacaagtaatcaaagacaacttgcagccactgttgatacgaagtccaaagatggatatgatgaaccttatggtgataagggatcagcctatcgcccataacattagtccatcatgttagaggacacaatccctctgtcggtttttacgacatgcccgggaagagaagcagctgaacgtgttctatgttttttatatgctcccagaacagcatagaagcaaaagtTCTGTTCTAGTTTCAAGACTGTTGGGAGGATTCCATTTTCCATCCACCACATACATATCTTGAGCAAAAAGTTTTCTATAAAATCTGACAGCAGCAAATAATGAGATAAACGATGACATAATCATGGCAAAGCTTTTAGGGGCGTAAGAAAAGCCTGAGGGCATTGAAGCACACACGCAACGTCATCGCTCACGCTTCAAGGCGGGTCCGGTGCGGGTAGATAAGAATTTATAGACGGATGAGCCGGGCGTTGATAGAATACAGAGTGTTTGGCCGGGGGTGGGTGTTGCGAGACCAATGATTGATTGATACCGCCACAACCGAAGAGGAATAGTTAAACGTCGACTCTACAGAGGGTAAACATTGTTCTTTTGTTTTCAGAAAATACACGACCGTGATTGAGCGATCGGAGCAAAGTCGGTATATCGACGATTTACTCGATTTCcttgtaattaaaaaataatattaatgcaTATTGTGCGCAAAACAACAACCTAATTTTGAGAAATGCTCTTGGTACTAACTGGGCATAGATAAACAATGTAGGTCAGCGTCATGCAATTTGCGTATAATTGTTATGGTTCAAGTAGCCAATTCCCTACATGATTTTAATGATGAAACgttttacattaaaaatataatatctatgTGTGCGATGAAGATCATTTCAGTGATTGCTATGGAAGATGTTCTTTAATGCATAATTGCTATGGAAGATGCAGACCTTATGGAAACAGAAAAATCCTTAGCAGGTTTTAtcgatgtaacatttttttcctGGTTTGAGAAGATCAAAGACATAACCTGCTAGTGTGATAATAATGCCTTAAAATAAACACGTGCCCTTACTGCATGCTTTCTCATCGGAGCCATCTGAACAGTCAGGATTGTCGTCGCACATCCAGGTAAGTGGTACACATTCGCCTAGTTTTCCTCGGCAGGTGAATTCTTCTGGACCGCATGGCTCCACTTCTGTCAACCCAAGGTCATGCACATGCTAAATATGATGATAAATgctaaataaaacaaatctttTACGAGCATTGGCCCGTATGTTTATACCATTACTGGAGGCCCCAATGCCCAGGATTCCAACAGTAGCAATAAAAAATCACTAGGCCTAAATGGAACAAAATAATTGACGAAAATTGAAAAGTCCTTTTCTCTAATGAGTTACACATCAATTATCTACAGTCTTTTTTATTCGATTTCGCGTTTTATAGCAAATTCCGGAGTTTAAGAAACACTCGTTTGATCTTCTTTGACGTTTATTTCTtcgtttttcttattttttgtttgtttatgtaaattTTCTCTGTATGACGTTCATCAAACGATAAGTGCGATTTGTTTTCAACATGGAtttgcgtattttttttttcaaattatagaactgctaatttatttatttttatttattaccgcTACCGCCGCTTTTATACGACTCAGAAAATAATCTAAAGTGAGTTCTACACCAACTTTTTTACACGACTTTTTGTGAGCcaattattgtaattaatttcGAATACCCTTTGATCGTGCGGTTGCATGCCCCTATGTGGTGGCGATGGTTTTTGGGAAGACGAATTTTGTCATGCCAATAGGTTGGTGATTCTCATGCTACCCTGTTTTGCTAGTTCCCTTTTTGTTTTCGTCATGCTCTTACCACAATCGTGTTCGTCAGAGCCGTCGGGACAGTCAGCTGCATCATCGCAGTGCCACGATGCAGGTATGCACTGGCCAGTGGCGCATACGAATTTGTGTTCAGGACAGCGCAATTGTTGCATCGCTGCGTGTGAAATTTACATTGATTTCGCAACTCTTTAAATACAAACAAAGATGCCTCGTTTGTGTTCCCATTATCTAATTAAATCTGAACAATCCAAAGTTACCACAATGGTACGACTTCTAATTGAATTAGCCATCGGTTAATCTTCTGGAGCCTGAACTTCGATTCGATTCATATCTATttatagataagtacctacataggtaATTAGATTTACGTATAGGAGTACGAATTAACAAACATTGCAGTACTCGTAGCGTATTCATGAAACGTGCTAGTAATTTAGTTACTAAACAAACGTTTTCAAACCACCAATCAGGTGCGGGGAGAAGGATGCTCGTTTTAAATTCTAGACGAGAGCACAATAAATGCTAATGCTAAACTGGGAGCGTAATTAATGCTGCCGAGCTATCCTTATTATACCGTAATGTTTTGTTAGACGCAGCAAGTATACTGGAATTACACGGTTTACCTCGCAGTTGAAAACTAATACGTTGACAAAGGGAACATGTTCGTCTAATGGTACTATGTTTGTTTAATACATTACAAGATTACAATAGTATCATTACGCGTATACAACGTGTATATTTAGTCTGTAATGTTAGAAAACATTACTTTATAGTTATCAACTTTTGATAGGCAAATATAGAATTCAAGTTCAAGATCAATATACGCATTTATGAACTCTACTGACGCGCGATGTCCATGAGTACAAAGTCTGTACTGTTAGGTATTTACTACTAAAATAATGGTAATTTATGGAAAAGTCTGACTTAGATACTTATGTAGTCAATGTTACTCATATTACTAGAGATTTAAAGTCATTCAACAAGAGGCTTATCATCTCAACTATAAGCAACGTTTTGCAAAAAGTTAAACACTTTTATCGCAGCAGTATTTACAGCCAACATTTTAGAAACTTTGCTTATTTTGTAGTCTTGTTTATAATCTGATAAGTATTTAGgtattactattattaatatTGCTAAGCCTTCATAATAGtttattttgaattaagtacctagtagGTAAATACTTAGATCATTTTTGTTTCATGACGGATTGCCGTGGAAACAGACATTTTGAAATGTCGTTTCGTaagtgtttacataagtacgGCTCACGTACCCGTGCTtcgggaaactcacaaagagagaatgaaatcgattattttttatctgaCTCGGATGGAACGAACCCGCAGCGctctgtgagtttccctaagcacagatAAGTgataaaacacacaaaaatcatttaattttacgaTAAGTTGAAATCTACATGTACTAACTGTGGACTTATACGGTCTAAgtaatattctagatagatgacgtcggcttaatgacgatacatagatcgaaagaatttcacatggacaggaggaggacccggtggtgtaatggttaacacgctcgtcctagcttgacaagagctgcgggttcaagtcgtgtccgagtcagattttttccgACTTAATTTTCTCTCTACTAGAAACATTTCGTGCTCCTGCCAAATAAAAAGGCTTTCCCATTATGTGAGGTCGACTTTCGCAGTGGCAGTAAGTGTACAAAGTTGCGGGTCGCGGTTGCCATAACCCCCTCCATGAAATAAAACCACCACCAACTTCCGCAAGCTTTTTATACACATTCTTGCACAGTTTGAGAAAAATAAGGAATTAAAAGTCAGAGGCGCTCCTTGCAAGAACTTCTTAAGAGCCTTTTAATCCTAAGCTAAGTAATAAGATTATGTTGTACTAGTAATCATTGGCTACCTACTTAAGTAGCTGCTTATGTTCTCTTTGGCACAGAGTAGGTATTTATTGCTACGTTGTAGGTGTCTTAGGTTTCTTTGACATATCTGTTTTTTTCgacgtacctacttaactacTTTGGCAACGAATATTTGTTGATCGTATACCTTATTTATTCTCCGCGGTAgccaataaatacttatatctcAATTTTTCGGGTCACTTATATTGAAGAGTAGGATGTCGataataatagcaatttattgcGGGACCTTTCATGAAAACACAATGTTGCTCGTACTGAAATCATTCAGCAACCTTATATGTTCAGTCACCGTTTTGACTACAGATTTGATTACTTGTATGTGTAATAGATGTGAGCGGTTTCCCGAATGATATATCGAGTTAGGACGTGCTGTTTGTTTGCGAACTTAATTTCTCGGTTCAGCCGTCTTGATTGTATCAGAATCCCTGCGGAGGCACTGCTATCTATTCGCCCCATTATCTCATGtgtgaacaataaataaattaacacgaGACCCTACGCACCTTTACAGCGCTTAAAATTGAGCCTTCCCGCGTGTTTTAAATACCACAACACCTGAGCTGAAATTT
The Pectinophora gossypiella chromosome 2, ilPecGoss1.1, whole genome shotgun sequence genome window above contains:
- the LOC126376923 gene encoding low-density lipoprotein receptor isoform X8; its protein translation is MAAWWVLWLTMCLLLVNTEASIYDDDYDTYTKAYDYKSAESRTCTASEFRCKTGRCVPMSWRCDNEKDCSDGSDEEPGTCTMQQLRCPEHKFVCATGQCIPASWHCDDAADCPDGSDEHDCDETCRSDEFTCGNGKCIQQRWVCDGDDDCGDGSDEVKCAAPTCQPHTHFSCADGHCVSARWRCDGDIDCPDGSDEMGCATTPKVTSPCISTEFECRDRMTCVHKAWVCDGDKDCPGGDDEAQELCRGNVTCRLDQFQCKDHTCIPGALYCNGNKDCPDGSDELNCTRPKPPCDKKTEFDCGGGMCIPLSKVCDKKPDCPNFEDEPRDRCGENECAKNNGGCTQRCVDTPVGYYCDCEKGYKLVDNRTCEDIDECADPGACSQMCINEKGTFKCECHAGYARDPRDRTRCKATEGHPSLLFARRFDIRKISLDHHEMVAIVNDTKSATALDYVFRTGMIFWSDVTDEKIYKAPIDEGSQRTVVIGDQLITSDGLAVDWIYNHLYWTDTGKNHIELSDLQGNMRKIVIRDQLEEPRAIALNPLDGWMYWTDWGQTPKIERAGMDGSHRQTIVSYDVKWPNGLTLDLVRKRVYWVDAKLNTISSCNYDGSARRVILYSTDVLRHPFSITTFEDWVYWTDWDKTAVYRANKFNGKDVEAITSTHTLQNPMVIHVYHPYRQPDGVNHCAAVNGHCSHLCLPAPRIGAHSPRVSCACPNGLRLLPDNQMCVEDNTVIPDEELQKQTIHPNETKIIQATPATSVTEGAPKAGSGISTSGRDAGVVAGIVVAVISGVIILAALIAVVMYRHYVHRNVTSMNFDNPVYRKTTEDQFALEKNGYAPGSKLYPSTVGEEAQEPLNTPGTNDFV